tacgtggggagtttcttgccttttgggaagtctgaggtcttctgccagcgtccagtaagtgttctgtaggagtttttccacatgtagatgtatttttgatgtatttgtggggaggaaggtgatctccacgtcttactcctccgccatcttgaaggtctctaaaggcttatttttaaagtaataaaagttatttttctgcATAATTTCAGCCTTGGGTTATATGTTGAGAAATGTCTTTAGCATGCTTAAGTTAAATAATCATCTATTTTCTACCAgttctgttattattatattcAATTTGGCAATCCATTTAAGTAACAACTTTGTTTCAAATAATACTTAAGGATAGTGGAAAAGGattatcttaaaatgttaagtgaaagaggAGCATACAAAACAGTGTATACAGTAttattcaatttttataaaactagatttcatttgtgaatattttgtgtagaaaaaagactaaaagaaaagaaactgaaatagtTAACAAAGTTTAGCAGGAttaaggtgattttttaaaatttcttctttatgcTCCTTTGTGTTTTCCGAAATGAATCTGTGTCATTTGctatcagaaatttaaaaaataagattattttttaattaaaaaatgtgttgTATCTTAAAAATGATTTGGAATGGTGTGTTTCAATATAAAGATAATGTGAGCCACGtatctaattttaaattttctagtaatctgattttttaaaagaaaaaataactggtgaaattaattttaaagtatattttatttaacactgtATATCCAAAATGCTATCATTTTATCATATAATCCATATAAAACTTATTGATAAGatattttacatactttttttATACTATGTGTTTGAAATCCTGTGTGTGCTTTACACTTTTACCTGTCTCAAATTACATTAATCACATTTCAAGTTCTCAATAGCCACACGTGGCTCATGGTTATCATATTGGACACTGCAGACTTGGAACATAAAAATGTCTTGAGTCCCAAATTAGGCTAAATCCTACTCATCTGCTGAACCACTGCTTCAAATTACTTTTGAAATGCAGTTGATATGGATTAGGGGCTACAAACTGAAGTGCCTCTAAGGGCCAGAGAGGAACTATATAATTTGAATAAGAAAATCTGGGTACAAAAAGTTAAACTGAAGCACGTGTCTTTCTAAAGAATTGAAGCCACCACTAGCTCCTTCTAGTCAATTGGTGCAACATGGGAATGCAGGCTCAGGGTTGACAGATTTACTGAGTTTTCATGGAAACTTAAACTCTGGATTTTCTTGTGCAATTTCTCAATTATTAATTATCAATAATGATTCAAAAATTGAACAGCACCTTGTGCGACAAATTGTTTTTACCAAATGTAATCCTTTGTGTGCCAACTTTTGACTACTGGGATCAATACATACTTTCAAAAATCCACTAATTTTATTAACTTTGAAACATTAGGCTACTCATTTTTGGTGActtaaaccttttttttcccattttacatgtGTTATAACATtaacaactaacatttactggGAGCTTAGTATATGACAGGCATCTTGCTAAACACTTTCCACATTTTACCAAtgagagaaatgaaattaagGGAGGTTGACCAACTTTGTTTAAGGTCACAAAACTTGTAAGTGATGTTgccaatatttgaaaaaaagtcTGCCTGACTCCAGTCTGTGCTTTTACAAACACTCCTTTAAATCGCCTAGGAGTATCCATGTCTAGGTAATCTACCAATCTCCCtccctctatctctctctctacacacacacacacacacacacacacacacacacacacacacacacactcctctagTCCTTTTTCTCTtatcctctgtttcttttttttttcttttttgttttttagatgttgggggtaggaatttattaatatattttatttatttacttttgctgtgttgggtcttcgtttctgtgcgagggctttctctagttgtggcaagtgggggccactcttcatcgcagtgtgcgggcctctcactatcgcagcctctcttgttgcagagcacaggctccagacgtgcaggctcagtagttgtggctcataggcctagttgctccgcggcatgtgggatcctcccagaccagggctccaacctgtgtcccctgattctcaaccactctgccaccagggaagcccctgtttctttttcttttatctttctctcCTTTATGCTCATCTTACATCTCCTTTCCAAAACACATTTCCTTTTcccattcttatttttcattttcattgcatAGTATTGTCTGTTTTATCCACCTTGATAAGGGAAACTCTCAGCCAGTGGTGTGCTAAAGCCAGCTCTTACTGGCTCAGGACAGTTAATTATACATATCTCTTCTGAACTTTGCATTAAGTGACATCATGTTAGTAGCTGAAAATCAGCTGTAGTAAGAGTATTTACACAATGGAGATAAGCTAACACTACACATAGTTTACTGGAAACCCAGTTGTTTAACATTTAGTTTATCAACACACCACTGGCTTTAGCACTGGTTACACATATGATTTTTTCTGTCTGGGGGTCACTGTAGATGTTAGGTAGCTTATCTGCCCATCtactttttcctttggttttgtaAATTCTGTTATTTTCTGGAACCCAAACTTTTACATTAACTCCCTAGCTTATTACATTGATTCATAATGTGTATGGTGAATTTTAGTTCTTTGACATTCAGAAGACAACTTTATTTTCCAGTTATGCATGAAATGAAATTCTCTTTAAAAAGAGATCTATTTTTAGTACCTTGACTATGCATTAATTGATatcttttctgaatatattttgtcACTGGGACAGCTGGATATTATGGTCAGAACCCCCTTCAgctcattttgctttactttttgtcctgtttttgcatgtttccttctctcttatGGCACATTTATGCCATCTATTTCAtagttttttcccttaaaatcttCTAAAATGTTCCTTGGACTTCTACCTGTTTTAACCTCAAGTCTCTTAAAGGATTTCCAAGACCTTGATTCTTGTgggcatattattattattttccttcctgGAGCATTTCCATGTTCCTGCTTTCATTGGACAATTCCCAAATGATGCTGGTTGGAGTACTAGATCTTCGCAACCTTTTTAGTATCACATTCACAGATAATTTCTTGTGTTATTCACAGAGATGGAAAGCCATGTTCATTATCTATCAGATTTATCCATTTAGAACTCTCAGAGGGCATCCTCATTTTCAAGATTTGAGGTCCTGGGGACCCACAAATTATATCCTCCAtgttcttatcttttttcttttttggatgcaccatgcagcttgtgggatcttagttccctgaccagggattgaacccggccccggtagtgaaagtgccaaggcctgaccactggaccacaagggaattccTATCCTCCATGTATTTACATTAGTCCTCTGAATTttgtgtttcttggaaaaaaaagacttcttaaaAACATACTCCATGCCTTATTCAATCAAACTAGATGATAAAATGGTTTCATATACCTGCTTGTTCATCCTGTTATCTCAGTCCTACGTTTCCTCTAACCGTAAGAGCAGTTTTCTTGTAGGTATTTACTCAACCACAGGAATGATTAGTAATATGATGATTTATACCTGCATCTTTCCAACATTGCCAGCCTGACAGCCACTTTTTCTATCCAATGCTTTTCTTTCTGGAGTTAAACAGATTATTTTGGCAAATTTGATTAAATATAACTGTTTTCCAATACTTCTGCAAAATGCAGGTGTCAGAATCTCAAATGACTGTTTTGGGTTATGAAGTTGTCTGTGTAATGCCCCTTCCTGACCCTGACTCTACACTATATTTTCATTGTATAGAACAGACTAGTTTCTCTCTTAACATTTTCTAGATTTTCAGAATCTGTGGCTTCAGGTCTATGTTGGATATGAGACTCTTTTTCAAACACACACTCTTGTCAGATTCCCAGTAGAAAACTTTACATTAGGTTGTTCCTGTTATTTGCAACTTGACAAGGCCAAAAGTGTTGGgccaatttattttttgttaacaTACAGTTTGTGGTTAAAATTTCATTGTTTGTTAGTTTATATAGTTTGGGGTTAAAAAATATGAGACCACTGGAAATTTGAACAATGACTGGATATTAAATAATTGTTTCCCATATTTGTTTGTGATTATGGTACTgtgattatgttttaaaaacataattatccTTTAGAGATACATACTGTATCAGCTAACCATtcttgtgtaacaaattaccccaaaatttaGCAACTTAAAACCACACATATTTTTTATCCTAGAGATTCTGTGAATCAGAAGTCTGGGTGTGGCTAATCTGTGTCTTCTGCCTCGGGGTCTTTTACAAATCTGCAATCAATTTGTTGGCCAGGGTCAGGGTCTTATCTGAAGGCTTGAGTTGGGAAgcatctgcttccaagctcacttatGTTTTTTGGCAAGATTCATTCCCTCAAGAGCTATAGAACTGAGAGTCTTAGTTCCTCACTGCCTGTTGGCTGTAAGACTCTCAGGTTTTTGCCATATGGGCCTCTCCAACATGGCAGCTTGTTTCATCAAAGCCAGCAAGGGGGTAGGGGACAGGGAGAGAGCCTCCTAGCAAGAGAGAAGTCATAATCTTCTGTAAGGCAATCACAGAAGTGACAACACATCACTTTTGCTGTATTCTATTGATTATAAGTAAGACAGTGATTTTGCCTACATTCAATAGGAGAGAAAATTAAACCGAGGCATGAACACCATATCCATAAGTAATTTGAAATCTACATATCTTCCTGTCAATGAGAATGTTTTAAGTGCCTCCATTGCATTTATAAACTCACTGAAGAGTTCTTTGGATCTGGATCTATtattggcttttatttcttttttgcacaAGTAATCCATATTCCTTAAGAAAAATGTAGTtcagtacaaagaaaaaaaatcacccaatATCCCTCaagagataaccactgttaactTTTTAGTGTATacactttaaatttttatgtagtaAATCTAAAGgtctttaaatttttctcatcttttgcaTTTTAATGCTTCTCTCCATTGAATTCATATATTCATCTTTATGTTCTTCTAATTATTCTTGTTCCTATTGAAGAATTGAGATCATAGTAAGTATATACACACCAGTAGCCTTTTAAATGTtaatgtgcatcagaatcaccagggaagtttgttaaaaacaaaagttcTGGAGCTCCATTCAGTAGATTTGGAGTGGGACATTTTCAAGaaactcctcaggtgattctCACACAGGTGGCTGATCAGCATACTTTTAGAAACACTAGGACATTATTAAATAAATTCAGTGTTCTGTTAGAAATTGCAGGTAATCTCCTCTAGAGAACTGAAGTTACATATCTAAAGTTATTTTATTCAGGGATGGAATGAGACAAGAACTCAGAGCTCCTGATTCAATCTTTATTAATCGTAGTTTGTTAAGTTTTTGTCAGGCAGAAATCACACCTTGACTAGCAGAAATTGCAGCCCTGAAGGGGAAGAGGGATGCTGTATTGGGTAGATCTATCTTTGGGGACTCTGCTAAATATTTGAAGGGAAAACTGGAGGGGAGGGGGTTCTTGCCTAATATGTGGGGATGGGGGCAAAAATAGGGAAACACGGCTCACACACTCCTGACCTTGTTTCACAGTCATGTAAAGCAAATATAGTTCCTAATTTATAAACAATTCCTGGGTTTATTCATCTGGCTAAAAGATCCAAATTTAGGGACCAAGTATTTATTGTAACCCTATGGCTCTcataaagtcattaaaaatagTTTGCATATCTTCTCAAactaaattataaaagaaaacacatcaaaCCATCTCACAGAATCGAGTCCCTGTATTAATCTTTTGGTACATTTAATTTCAGCAGTTTTCTCCTCATGTATTAGATAAATATgagatttgaaattaaaaataatacatagattgctttttaaaactgctttattAACTTCACAGTATATAATAAGCATCTTGCCATGCAATAAGTAAAATTCTTCTGCTAACAGAATCTTACAGACTGGGTCAAAAACACATTCAACTAGAAGCTGGTAATATGAGACCCACCAGAAATGAGTGGCATCAACAGGTTTACAACAAAGGTACATCATGAATATGTAAGTTTAGGAAGCAGGTGTGTCTCCCTATTAACTTCAGGGAGAACATCAGGATTTAAGGCATAAGGCAAAACTCATCATGATGGTCATGGTGAGGGGGGTCAGTGCTAACTGCCCGCAGACTATGACTCGACTGCTTTTCCCTCAGCTTTTCCATCAGCTGCCTCACCTCCTCCCCAATCCTTTCCATATTCTCCTCTCTCATCCTTGCCTGTGGCTCTTCAAGCCTCTGAGTCATGTTCCATCTATACTGCAGGATGGGCTGCCTAACATGGAACCACCTATGATTTCCTCCAGGTACACAATATTCACCGGATCCCGAAGGTAGGGCCAAAGGCTCTCCTTTATTAGCAACTTgctctttttcatcctttttatcaTTTTCCTCGTTGGCATTTTCCATGTTGATATTTTTCATCACTTGTTCCTCTTTGGACGCCATTGCTcctaggagacaaaagacaagaaaaagggCTGCATTTTTCGTGGATAGATCAGCACCAAGGACAGAGGCCTGGATAGTatgggttattattattttttaatttcattttcccaCGTGAAAGACTTCATGAGCCCTCTAGGGGGCCCCCAGTCCGAGCCCTCCCCCGCTCAGttatttccctccctcctcccaaacCCACCATTTTCCCTACAGATCCCTCTCCCAGGCCTCTTCAACAAAGTGGAGGACGGGGCATGGGGAAGTGGGGGGGGGGTATGACGGGGCTCtgcacccacccacacacaccgTCCCCCGCACCGACCTGGGCCTATCCTTgctgtctcctcctcctcccgaTCTCGCTGCAAGTGCGTCGCCGCAACACTTGACACTTAGATCCGCAGACCTGCAGAAGGCAGGGATGGAGGGAGCGAGTACTGTCGCCAAGCTCTCGGCGCCGAACCACCGCCCCTCACCGCCCACGCCCCGCCGCCACCCCCGACCTGCGTCCACCGCCCCCTTCCCGGGTTCACCATTGCCCTGCAGGAACTCAGGGATGATTTCCCATTGCTCTTAAGTTGCTTTGCGTCCTGGAACCCTGCTGCCCCTGCAACCCTCACCCCAAGGGGCCCCTATTTCTGTTCCCAAGAAAGCAAGGGTGTGGAGAGAGCTCACCGGGACCCGCCGCGGTGATCCCCTGCGCTGAACCCATGCACCGGCCTCTGGGGTTGGCTGGCCGCTGCCGCCCAGGCGTCAGCGCGTGGGCCCCAGGGCCCTTACCTGCTCCGCTTCCCCCGGGCCCGATGCCAGTCCGCCGTGCGCAGGGCAGCGGGGAGCTGGTACGCAGACACGAGTGACGACTGCACCGAAGGCTGCGTCGCTCTGCAGCTCGCGGTCACGTGTGGGCTTCGCGTCACTGCGGACCTTGCCCTCagatcctcctccccacccacccggGCCGACGCTGAGTTCAACAGgaccctcccctccacctccgcACGCAAGATCTCCCCCTACAAGCAGCTGTGCGCTAGGTCCGGTTCCTCAGCTTGGTCCTTTCCGATCCGAGGGCCCACAGGTTGCCTCACTGCCCTTATGTTTGGGGTTTGACCTTCTCTGGTTACCAGGGAGAGTCTGCATCTCCCTTCCCACCACTCCAAGGTCTTGGTATTGACTTTGGCCctttctgcttttttctcctGTTCTCACTAGCTGTATATTATTTGCTTCCTagtaatttctctttatttccttcttaaaaaTCAGTATGCCTCTAAAAAacctgaaaattagaaaatttcgTTTTTTGAAAGACATGCTTCAAGCtggggaagtaaaaaaaaaaaagaaaactcattgtTTATGTTCTCTTGCACCACACAGAAAGTATTTTCTTTGGGCTCCACACAACTTCATTTTTAGAATATTCTAGCTTG
Above is a window of Mesoplodon densirostris isolate mMesDen1 chromosome X, mMesDen1 primary haplotype, whole genome shotgun sequence DNA encoding:
- the LOC132482404 gene encoding protein BEX2-like, which codes for MASKEEQVMKNINMENANEENDKKDEKEQVANKGEPLALPSGSGEYCVPGGNHRWFHVRQPILQYRWNMTQRLEEPQARMREENMERIGEEVRQLMEKLREKQSSHSLRAVSTDPPHHDHHDEFCLMP